A single region of the Nocardioides sp. W7 genome encodes:
- a CDS encoding heme ABC transporter ATP-binding protein, which produces MSVLLSAHGVSVTIDGQPIVADVDLEVTAGEVVVLVGPNGAGKSTLLSVLSGDVGPTTGHVELVGKHFGHRHARDLARLRGVQLQKQGLAFGFRVREVVRMGRSPWHRTEAAERDDAAVDDALARADVTELADRLFPTLSGGEQARTSFARLLAQETPVLLLDEPTAALDIRHQEQLLGVVRDVAAAGAAVVVVLHDLSLAAAYADRVCVLAGGRVRADGPPVEVLTGELLTEVYGHPVDVFHHEGALLVVPVRPRPVGTPTGPSAEEAPCSAG; this is translated from the coding sequence ATGAGCGTCCTGTTGTCCGCGCACGGCGTGAGCGTGACCATCGACGGTCAACCGATCGTCGCCGACGTCGACCTCGAGGTGACCGCCGGCGAGGTGGTCGTCCTCGTCGGGCCCAACGGCGCCGGCAAGTCGACCCTGCTCTCCGTGCTGTCCGGCGACGTCGGTCCGACCACGGGTCACGTCGAGCTGGTCGGCAAGCACTTCGGGCACCGGCACGCCCGGGACCTGGCCCGGCTGCGGGGTGTCCAGCTGCAGAAGCAGGGGCTGGCCTTCGGGTTCCGGGTGCGCGAGGTGGTCCGGATGGGCCGCTCCCCGTGGCACCGCACCGAGGCTGCGGAGCGCGACGACGCCGCCGTCGACGACGCCCTAGCCCGTGCCGACGTCACCGAGCTCGCGGACCGACTCTTCCCGACCCTCTCCGGCGGGGAGCAGGCACGCACCTCCTTCGCCCGGCTGCTGGCTCAGGAGACGCCGGTGCTGCTCCTCGACGAGCCCACCGCCGCGCTCGACATCCGCCACCAGGAGCAGCTCCTCGGGGTGGTCCGCGACGTCGCCGCGGCCGGGGCGGCGGTCGTGGTGGTGTTGCACGACCTGTCGCTCGCCGCGGCGTACGCCGACCGCGTCTGCGTCCTCGCCGGCGGCCGGGTCCGCGCCGACGGGCCACCCGTGGAGGTGCTGACCGGCGAGCTCCTCACCGAGGTCTACGGCCACCCGGTGGACGTCTTCCACCACGAGGGCGCGCTGCTCGTCGTACCCGTTCGTCCTCGGCCGGTGGGCACCCCGACCGGCCCGAGCGCGGAGGAGGCACCGTGCTCCGCCGGCTGA
- a CDS encoding iron ABC transporter permease — protein sequence MSATTAPVTPVRATLRGVAARVGLLGGLTVALAVILVAAAGTGQLDIPRDEVLGSLLHKIGLDLGPLPSHPQGENTLWQVRFPRVVMAAIAGAALATAGALMQGVFGNPLAEPGVVGVSSGAAVAAASVIVFEWTFAGTWTVAICAFLGGLITTTLVYVMSRDGGRTEVVTLVLTGIALNAMTSAGLAFLMFLGDTQAREEIVFWTLGSLNGSRWEYVGVVAPLAGLGIVAAMFLAPKLDLLALGDRAARHVGVDVERLRVGTIVVVAVLTAAAVSFCGIIAFVGLVVPHLIRLIAGPGHRLLVPASALGGAVLLVAADLWARTAVEYADLPIGMLTSLIGGPFFFWLLRRARRTAGGWA from the coding sequence TTGAGCGCGACCACAGCCCCGGTCACGCCGGTGCGGGCCACCCTGCGAGGCGTCGCGGCCCGGGTCGGGCTGCTCGGCGGGCTGACGGTGGCGCTGGCCGTGATCCTGGTCGCGGCCGCCGGCACCGGGCAGCTCGACATCCCTCGCGACGAGGTGCTGGGTTCGCTGCTGCACAAGATCGGTCTCGACCTCGGTCCGCTGCCCAGCCACCCGCAGGGCGAGAACACGCTCTGGCAGGTCCGCTTCCCCCGGGTCGTGATGGCGGCGATCGCGGGCGCGGCGCTGGCCACCGCCGGTGCCTTGATGCAGGGCGTGTTCGGCAACCCGCTCGCCGAGCCCGGCGTGGTCGGTGTCTCGTCCGGCGCCGCCGTGGCGGCCGCCAGCGTCATCGTCTTCGAGTGGACCTTCGCCGGCACCTGGACCGTCGCGATCTGCGCGTTCCTGGGCGGTCTGATCACCACCACGCTCGTCTACGTCATGTCCCGCGACGGCGGCCGCACCGAGGTCGTCACCCTGGTGCTCACCGGCATCGCCCTGAACGCGATGACCAGCGCCGGGCTGGCGTTCCTGATGTTCCTCGGCGACACCCAGGCCCGCGAGGAGATCGTCTTCTGGACCCTGGGCAGCCTCAACGGCTCGCGCTGGGAGTACGTCGGCGTCGTCGCCCCGCTCGCCGGACTCGGGATCGTCGCCGCGATGTTCCTGGCGCCCAAGCTCGACCTCCTCGCCCTCGGCGACCGAGCCGCGCGTCACGTCGGCGTCGACGTCGAGCGGCTCCGGGTCGGCACCATCGTGGTGGTCGCGGTGCTCACCGCCGCGGCCGTCAGCTTCTGCGGGATCATCGCGTTCGTCGGGCTCGTCGTCCCGCACCTGATCCGGCTGATCGCCGGCCCCGGGCACCGGCTGCTGGTGCCCGCGAGCGCGCTCGGCGGCGCCGTACTGCTGGTCGCGGCCGACCTGTGGGCGCGGACGGCGGTCGAGTACGCCGACCTGCCGATCGGCATGCTGACCTCGCTGATCGGCGGCCCGTTCTTCTTCTGGCTGCTGCGCCGCGCCCGTCGTACCGCGGGAGGTTGGGCATGA
- a CDS encoding ABC transporter substrate-binding protein: MPAALRPPALGVLAVLLALALGACGISTGGTGAAGDGEAAGSVAPPLADVEPLADVRSWDGATLAVPNDEVDPVAEDPEQDLPVTVTDSQGTRVEVTDASRVLALDVYGTLARTVHELGLGDRLVGRDVSTQFDGAADLPLVTQNGHDLNAEAILELDPTLIITDTSLGPWDVVLQMRDAGIPVVVVDSHRGLDNVASLTHEVAAALGVPAQGEKLAERTQAEIDAVVAQIAKVAPAEEGQRLRTVFLYVRGQSGVYYMFGGGSGADSLIDAIGGYDVAEEIGWNGMKPLTDEGLVAAQPDLVLMMTGGLDSAGGVDGLLERLPALAETPAGQHQRFVSMEDSEILGFGPATASVLDALAVAVYAPDAVS; the protein is encoded by the coding sequence ATGCCCGCCGCACTTCGACCACCCGCTCTCGGGGTGCTCGCCGTTCTGCTCGCCCTCGCCCTGGGGGCCTGTGGCATCAGCACCGGCGGGACCGGCGCTGCGGGCGACGGCGAGGCGGCCGGGTCGGTCGCGCCGCCGCTGGCGGACGTGGAGCCGCTCGCCGACGTCCGGTCCTGGGACGGCGCGACGCTCGCCGTCCCGAACGACGAGGTCGACCCCGTCGCGGAGGACCCCGAGCAGGACCTGCCGGTCACGGTGACGGACTCGCAGGGCACCCGGGTCGAGGTGACCGACGCCAGCCGCGTCCTGGCCCTCGACGTCTACGGCACCCTCGCGCGCACCGTCCACGAGCTCGGCCTGGGTGACCGGCTGGTCGGGCGGGACGTGTCGACCCAGTTCGACGGGGCCGCCGACCTGCCCCTCGTCACCCAGAACGGCCACGACCTCAACGCGGAGGCGATCCTCGAGCTCGACCCGACCCTGATCATCACCGACACCTCGCTGGGCCCCTGGGACGTCGTACTCCAGATGCGCGACGCGGGGATCCCGGTCGTCGTCGTCGACTCCCACCGCGGCCTCGACAACGTCGCGAGCCTGACCCACGAGGTGGCCGCCGCCCTCGGCGTGCCCGCGCAGGGCGAGAAGCTGGCCGAGCGGACCCAGGCCGAGATCGACGCCGTGGTCGCCCAGATCGCGAAGGTCGCCCCGGCCGAGGAGGGCCAGCGGCTGCGCACGGTGTTCCTCTACGTGCGCGGCCAGTCCGGCGTCTACTACATGTTCGGAGGGGGCTCGGGCGCCGACTCCCTGATCGACGCGATCGGTGGGTACGACGTCGCGGAGGAGATCGGCTGGAACGGCATGAAGCCGCTCACCGACGAGGGCCTGGTCGCCGCCCAGCCCGACCTGGTGCTGATGATGACCGGCGGGCTGGACTCCGCCGGCGGCGTCGACGGGCTGCTCGAGCGGCTCCCCGCGCTGGCCGAGACCCCGGCCGGGCAGCACCAGCGGTTCGTGTCGATGGAGGACTCCGAGATCCTCGGGTTCGGCCCCGCGACCGCCTCGGTCCTCGACGCGCTCGCCGTCGCCGTCTACGCCCCGGACGCGGTCTCTTGA
- a CDS encoding biliverdin-producing heme oxygenase — protein sequence MTVLDHTLLDTPLSAAMREGSMAEHEAAEHSSFMSELMGGKLNEQAYADYLLRFRAVYDALETALRSRLDDPLVAALYDPALERLATIDADLDHWSPGGPRTTDSPAVAAYRERVEAATEWGGLLVAHHYTRYLGDLSGGQAIGRILERTYELDGAGVAFYDFAEIPKPKPYKDAYRARLDGLGLSVEDKARIVAEVKVAFHLNQAVFVELGQDIDGYRR from the coding sequence ATGACCGTGCTCGACCACACCCTCCTCGACACCCCCCTCTCCGCCGCGATGCGCGAGGGCTCGATGGCCGAGCACGAGGCCGCCGAGCACTCGTCGTTCATGAGCGAGCTGATGGGCGGCAAGCTCAACGAGCAGGCGTACGCCGACTACCTGCTGCGCTTCCGCGCCGTGTACGACGCGCTGGAGACCGCGCTCCGCTCGCGGCTCGACGACCCGCTCGTCGCGGCCCTGTACGACCCGGCCCTGGAGCGGCTGGCCACGATCGACGCCGACCTCGACCACTGGTCCCCCGGCGGTCCGCGCACGACGGACTCGCCCGCGGTCGCGGCGTACCGCGAGCGAGTCGAGGCGGCGACGGAGTGGGGCGGACTGCTGGTCGCCCACCACTACACCCGCTACCTCGGGGACCTGTCGGGCGGTCAGGCGATCGGCCGGATCCTCGAGCGCACCTACGAGCTCGACGGCGCCGGCGTCGCGTTCTACGACTTCGCCGAGATCCCCAAGCCGAAGCCCTACAAGGACGCCTACCGCGCCCGCCTCGACGGTCTCGGCCTCTCGGTCGAGGACAAGGCTCGGATCGTGGCCGAGGTGAAGGTAGCGTTCCACCTGAACCAGGCCGTCTTCGTCGAGCTGGGGCAGGACATCGATGGGTACCGCCGCTGA
- a CDS encoding NAD(P)-dependent oxidoreductase, with protein MRVLVTGAAGSIGRVVTVALAARGHEVVSLDRVPEPDGNETRFHTVDCADADAVAAVFAEERLDGVVHLAGHPDEASLPDSLTSHVHTTAALLDAMVEHDVSRLVYASSNHAVGRTPRRELLPIDTRPRPDTFYGVGKVAAEALMSLYADRYGLDTVACRIGSFLPRPETIRHLSTWLSPDDCVRMVEAALTATAPGFAALYGISANTRAWWDLEPGRALGYEPQDDAEAFAASISPSPEDDWDGAHVGGPFATSTYHRPALDRRD; from the coding sequence GTGAGAGTCCTCGTGACCGGCGCGGCCGGGAGCATCGGCCGCGTCGTCACCGTCGCGCTCGCCGCCCGCGGGCACGAGGTGGTCTCGCTCGACCGGGTGCCGGAGCCCGACGGCAACGAGACCCGGTTCCACACCGTCGACTGCGCCGACGCCGACGCGGTGGCCGCGGTCTTCGCCGAGGAGCGGCTCGACGGTGTCGTCCACCTCGCCGGCCACCCCGACGAGGCGAGCCTGCCCGACTCCCTCACCTCGCACGTGCACACGACCGCGGCGCTGCTGGATGCGATGGTCGAGCACGACGTCAGTCGGCTGGTCTACGCCTCGTCCAACCACGCCGTCGGCCGCACCCCGCGGCGCGAGCTGCTCCCGATCGACACCCGGCCGCGACCCGACACCTTCTACGGCGTCGGCAAGGTCGCCGCCGAGGCCCTGATGAGCCTGTACGCCGATCGCTACGGGCTCGACACCGTGGCCTGCCGGATCGGCTCGTTCCTGCCTCGTCCGGAGACGATCCGCCACCTCTCGACCTGGCTCTCCCCCGACGACTGCGTCCGGATGGTGGAGGCCGCCCTGACCGCGACCGCCCCAGGCTTCGCCGCGCTCTACGGCATCTCCGCCAACACCCGCGCCTGGTGGGACCTCGAGCCGGGCCGGGCGCTCGGCTACGAGCCGCAGGACGACGCCGAGGCGTTCGCCGCCTCGATCAGCCCCTCGCCCGAGGACGACTGGGACGGGGCGCACGTCGGCGGGCCGTTCGCCACCTCGACGTACCACCGTCCCGCGCTGGACCGTCGCGACTGA
- a CDS encoding MerR family transcriptional regulator, with product MSLSIAEAAERTGLTPDTLRYYERDGLLIRPVRRSASGHRQYDDDALRWIEMVNRLRATGMPIRDVRRYAELVRAGDGNEEERLALLQAHRQQVLAQLAEVQRHLGAIDMKIGIYTDGLTRRGLDLERTPTV from the coding sequence ATGAGCCTCTCCATCGCCGAGGCGGCCGAGCGCACCGGCCTGACCCCCGACACCCTGCGCTACTACGAGCGCGACGGGCTGCTGATCCGTCCCGTCCGCCGCTCCGCCTCCGGCCACCGGCAGTACGACGACGACGCGCTGCGCTGGATCGAGATGGTCAACCGGCTGCGGGCGACCGGGATGCCGATCCGCGACGTACGCCGCTACGCCGAGCTGGTCCGCGCGGGGGACGGCAACGAGGAGGAGCGGCTGGCCCTGCTGCAGGCCCACCGGCAGCAGGTGCTGGCCCAGCTCGCCGAGGTGCAGCGTCACCTCGGCGCCATCGACATGAAGATCGGGATCTACACCGACGGCCTGACCCGGCGCGGGCTTGACCTGGAGCGCACTCCAACCGTTTGA
- a CDS encoding aldo/keto reductase — MSIDQRTLGTTSPLTVSALGLGCMGMSAFYGTPDEEGGLATIRRALDLGATFLDTADMYGPHTNERLVGRAIAGRRDEVQLATKFGNVTLPDGTRHIDGRPEYVRSACDASLQRLGVDHLDLYYQHRVDPQVPIEETVGAMAELVAAGKVRHLGLSEASPATIRRAHATHPITALQTEYSLFTRDLEDEILPTLRELGIGLVPYSPLGRGILTGTITSESVLEEGDSRRSAYFPRLNGEGLAANLRLVDAVRAIAEEKGCTPGQLALAWVLAQGEDVAPIPGTKRVRYLEENAAAADVVLTDDELRRLTDAVPRDAVVGDRYGDMSSIDA; from the coding sequence ATGAGCATCGACCAGCGCACTCTCGGCACCACCTCCCCCCTGACCGTCTCCGCCCTCGGCCTCGGCTGCATGGGCATGTCCGCCTTCTACGGCACTCCCGACGAGGAGGGCGGTCTCGCCACCATCCGCCGCGCCCTCGACCTGGGTGCCACCTTCCTCGACACCGCCGACATGTACGGCCCGCACACCAACGAGCGCCTCGTCGGCCGGGCCATCGCGGGCCGGCGCGACGAGGTCCAGCTCGCGACCAAGTTCGGCAACGTCACCCTCCCCGACGGCACCCGTCACATCGACGGGCGGCCGGAGTACGTCCGCTCGGCGTGCGACGCGTCGTTGCAGCGGCTCGGCGTCGACCACCTCGACCTCTACTACCAGCACCGCGTCGACCCGCAGGTCCCGATCGAGGAGACCGTCGGTGCGATGGCCGAGCTCGTCGCCGCCGGCAAGGTCCGTCACCTGGGTCTGTCGGAGGCCTCTCCCGCGACGATCCGCCGCGCGCACGCGACGCATCCGATCACCGCCCTGCAGACCGAGTACTCGCTGTTCACCCGCGACCTCGAGGACGAGATCCTCCCGACGCTCCGCGAGCTCGGCATCGGCCTGGTTCCGTACTCCCCGCTCGGCCGCGGCATCCTCACCGGCACGATCACCTCCGAGTCGGTGCTGGAGGAGGGCGACTCGCGTCGCTCGGCGTACTTCCCCCGGCTCAACGGCGAGGGGCTGGCCGCCAACCTGCGGCTCGTCGACGCGGTCCGCGCGATCGCCGAGGAGAAGGGCTGCACCCCCGGCCAGCTCGCCCTCGCCTGGGTGCTGGCCCAGGGCGAGGACGTCGCGCCCATCCCCGGCACCAAGCGGGTCCGCTACCTCGAGGAGAACGCCGCCGCCGCCGACGTCGTACTCACCGACGACGAGCTGAGGCGGCTCACCGACGCCGTCCCGCGCGACGCCGTCGTCGGCGACCGCTACGGCGACATGAGCTCCATCGACGCGTAA
- a CDS encoding lysoplasmalogenase, protein MSRPPLVALGGYVALAAVHVTAQLAEAEKTANATQVLLMPLLAVALVLLAGTGPRLVRLTLVALAFSWLGDSVPRLLDGDPAFLAMVGFFLLAQATYIVAFRPYAGRSVLTGPRPVLAAYLIPTAALMALTLPGAGVLAPAVLVYGGCLLAMALLASGVHPLAWAGGAVFAVSDALIALGAFADGFEETTLGSAAVMATYTLAQLLIVLGVVARTRADGAAR, encoded by the coding sequence ATGTCACGACCCCCACTAGTGGCATTGGGCGGTTACGTCGCACTCGCCGCAGTCCACGTCACCGCCCAGCTCGCGGAGGCCGAGAAGACGGCGAACGCGACCCAGGTGCTGCTGATGCCGCTCCTGGCGGTCGCCCTGGTGCTGCTGGCCGGGACCGGCCCGCGGCTGGTCCGGCTGACCCTGGTCGCCCTGGCCTTCTCGTGGCTCGGCGACTCGGTGCCCCGGCTCCTCGACGGCGACCCGGCGTTCCTGGCGATGGTGGGCTTCTTCCTGCTGGCGCAGGCGACGTACATCGTCGCGTTCCGCCCGTACGCCGGCCGCAGCGTGCTGACCGGTCCGCGACCGGTGCTGGCGGCGTACCTCATCCCGACGGCGGCGCTGATGGCGCTGACCCTGCCCGGGGCGGGCGTGCTGGCGCCGGCGGTCCTGGTCTACGGCGGCTGCCTGCTCGCGATGGCCCTGCTCGCCTCTGGCGTGCACCCGCTCGCCTGGGCGGGCGGGGCGGTCTTCGCCGTCTCGGACGCGCTGATCGCGCTGGGTGCCTTCGCGGACGGGTTCGAGGAGACCACGCTGGGCTCGGCCGCGGTGATGGCGACCTACACGCTCGCGCAGCTGCTCATCGTGCTGGGCGTGGTGGCCCGCACGCGAGCCGACGGCGCAGCCCGCTGA
- a CDS encoding SRPBCC family protein: protein MSASYSFAAAWHLDASPEAVRDVVVDLERYPEWWPQVVAVAKLGADDAWVRCRSTLPYTLDLVLHAVARELPVLEVAVSGDLSGEVRFVLSPSYDGTMLRLEQEVSVTGLLGVLSPLARPVLEWNHDRMMRGCVSGLRRRLACGPPRPAR, encoded by the coding sequence GTGAGCGCGTCGTACTCCTTCGCCGCCGCCTGGCACCTGGACGCGAGCCCGGAGGCGGTGCGCGACGTCGTGGTCGACCTGGAGCGCTACCCCGAGTGGTGGCCGCAGGTCGTCGCGGTCGCCAAGCTCGGAGCCGACGACGCCTGGGTGCGCTGCCGCTCGACGCTGCCGTACACGCTCGACCTGGTGCTGCACGCCGTCGCCCGCGAGCTGCCGGTGCTGGAGGTCGCGGTGAGCGGCGACCTGTCCGGGGAGGTGCGCTTCGTGCTGTCCCCGTCGTACGACGGGACGATGCTGCGCCTGGAGCAGGAGGTGAGCGTGACCGGGCTGCTCGGCGTGCTGTCGCCGCTCGCCCGGCCGGTCCTCGAGTGGAACCACGACCGGATGATGCGTGGCTGCGTCAGCGGGCTGCGCCGTCGGCTCGCGTGCGGGCCACCACGCCCAGCACGATGA